One region of Miscanthus floridulus cultivar M001 chromosome 19, ASM1932011v1, whole genome shotgun sequence genomic DNA includes:
- the LOC136526135 gene encoding uncharacterized protein, protein MYRPTDDNTTTANNKLPVLVYFHGGAFCLCSFELPDFHASALRLAVELPALVLFANYRLAPEHRLPTTHRDTEVTLDPIIRIAGCVLLWPFFAAKERMAPSEAADLVDEHGVWRCSTNTNTARHGLVVRGEDGVRENSRQDCGGARGGGLVGVRWGGDRRRREEEEEKGQHFDEEEEEGIDLHQALAHIYQGDLLPVPATSQE, encoded by the exons ATGTATAGGCCCACCGACGACAACACGACGACGGCCAATAATAAGCTGCCGGTGCTCGTCTACTTCCACGGTGGTGCCTTCTGCCTATGCAGCTTCGAGCTGCCCGACTTCCATGCCAGCGCGCTCAGGCTCGCCGTGGAGCTCCCGGCGCTCGTGCTCTTCGCCAACTACCGCCTGGCGCCCGAGCACCGCCTGCCCACGACGCACCGCGACACCGAG GTCACCCTCGACCCCATCATCCGGATCGCCGGGTGCGTCCTGCTCTGGCCCTTCTTCGCCGCTAAGGAGAGGATGGCACCGTCCGAGGCGGCTGACCTTGTTGACGAACACGGCGTATGGCGATGTTCGACGAACACgaacacggcacggcacggccttgTTGTCCGAGGAGAGGACGGTGTCCGAGAGAACTCACGTCAAGACTGCggaggcgcgcgcggtggagggctcGTCGGCGTGAGGTGGGGTGGcgaccggcggcggcgcgaggaagaagaggagaaagggcagcatttcgacgaggaagaagaggaggggatcgatctaCACCAGGCACTGGCGcatatataccagggagatttactcccggtgccagccaccagccaggagtaa
- the LOC136526134 gene encoding WRKY transcription factor 22-like: protein MEGDLRWCCGSSSNDWDLHAVVRFASCSGGSRVTSPRASDESFSCLPLPPQSQKDELTDAAALQQPRIGPAVDDFCLQQAFFAAPQPRNEAPPQQPPAKPRTSYHNNGVGGPTRSKRKKKKSQVSNKEVKRVPEGASPDPWAWRKYGQKPIKGSPYPRGYYRCSTDKDCRARKQVERCRTDPSTLIVCYTGEHSHPVPLHRNALAGTTRNKPQPAPSTSPADQPPAASPIDTTTTTMLCPSVGVEYKEEEEVNTVAASLLLEDPEMEGEEDVLLFLNPAPDADNGTGRGSAKVMPLSKLHELPLPAMTSSSRTSDGSGAAPAAMNAHEKWEAAAVVAATNWG, encoded by the exons ATGGAGGGCGATCTGCGTTGGTGCTGTGGTAGCAGCAGCAACGACTGGGACCTACACGCCGTGGTGCGCTTCGCCAGCTGCAGTGGTGGCAGCCGCGTCACCTCGCCGCGGGCCTCGGACGAATCTTTCTCCTGCCTGCCTCTGCCGCCGCAGTCACAGAAGGACGAGCTGACGGACGCCGCAGCGTTGCAGCAGCCCCGGATCGGCCCTGCCGTCGACGACTTCTGCCTGCAGCAGGCCTTCTTCGCCGCGCCGCAACCAAGAAACGAAGCGCCGCCCCAGCAGCCGCCGGCCAAACCACGAACTTCCTACCACAATAACGGCGTTGGCGGACCGACACGATCGAAGAGAAA GAAGAAGAAGAGCCAGGTGAGCAACAAGGAGGTGAAGCGGGTGCCCGAGGGCGCGTCTCCGGACCCCTGGGCGTGGCGCAAGTACGGGCAGAAGCCGATCAAGGGGTCGCCGTACCCGCGCGGCTACTACCGGTGCAGCACCGACAAGGACTGCAGGGCGCGGAAGCAGGTGGAGCGCTGCCGCACCGACCCCTCCACTCTCATCGTCTGCTACACCGGCGAGCACAGCCACCCAGTCCCACTCCATCGCAACGCCCTCGCTGGCACCACGCGCAACAAGCCGCAGCCAGCACCGTCCACCTCCCCAGCCGACCAGCCTCCAGCTGCGTCGCCGAtcgacactactactactacgatGCTTTGTCCGTCCGTGGGAgtggagtacaaggaggaggaggaggtcaacACTGTCGCCGCCAGTCTGCTGCTCGAGGATCCGGAGATGGAGGGAGAGGAAGACGTGCTGTTATTCCTCAATCCTGCTCCGGATGCGGACAATGGCACTGGCAGAGGCTCGGCGAAAGTCATGCCACTCTCGAAGCTCCACGAGCTTCCACTTCCAGCAATGACGAGCAGCAGCAGAACGAGCGATGGATCAGGGGCGGCTCCAGCGGCCATGAACGCCCACGAGAAGTGGGAGGCTgcagcggtggtggcggcgacgAACTGGGGCTGA